Below is a genomic region from Methanobacterium sp..
ATATGAATTGTATGATAAGTATTACTTATATGAAATGAGGGAGGAACATATTATGGGAAGTTATAAAGATAATCATTTTTTTGGCAGCGTTAAAGTTGGTGAACGTGGACAAATAGTTATTCCTAAAGAAGCCAGGGATACCTTTGATATTAAACCGGGAGACAGTCTGGTAGTCTTTGGAAAAGATAAAAACCAAAAGCTCATAATCGTAAAAGAGGATGTAATGAGAGATTTTGCGCTTAAAATACTTGAAGACTTAGACAGTCAAGAATGATACTAAATTTATTTTTAAATATCTTATTTCTTTTGATTCCATTTTGACTCTTTCATGGACTAATTATATTTTTATTTTTTTCAAATTCTTTTATTTAAAATTCACATGTCATCTCAGCAAAGTTTAAATATGACTTATAGGATCTATACGTTTAAGTATGAATTATATGATAAGTATAATTCATATGAACTATAAATAGGGACATCCATAAATTACAAGAATAATAGAGATCCTCGAAAACTGGAAAATGATCATTGCTTCTGCGGATGCAGTTGCAGTTGATAGTCTAATCTGCCATATATTAGGGGAAGACCCATTAATACCTGTAAATAAGAACGCCTGTGAACGTGGGCTTGGAGAAGCAGATATAACTAAAATTAAGGTTTTAGGAGATCGAATTGAAACAATAGACGATTTTAAATGGCCTTCAGTTAGAATATTTCCATTAGATAGAATTCCGTCGTTAAAACCATTAATTGACCCTGAAATTTGTATTGGATGCGGTAAATGTATCAAAAGCTGCCCAATGGGTGCTTTGAGCGCAGGTACTGAAACACCTCAATTTAATTATTCGGAATGTATAACATGTATGTGCTGCGGTGAAATGTGCCCAGAAAAGGCAATTAAACTGGAAAATCA
It encodes:
- a CDS encoding 4Fe-4S binding protein yields the protein MIIASADAVAVDSLICHILGEDPLIPVNKNACERGLGEADITKIKVLGDRIETIDDFKWPSVRIFPLDRIPSLKPLIDPEICIGCGKCIKSCPMGALSAGTETPQFNYSECITCMCCGEMCPEKAIKLENHTPLAVNK
- a CDS encoding AbrB/MazE/SpoVT family DNA-binding domain-containing protein, with the translated sequence MGSYKDNHFFGSVKVGERGQIVIPKEARDTFDIKPGDSLVVFGKDKNQKLIIVKEDVMRDFALKILEDLDSQE